In Crinalium epipsammum PCC 9333, the following are encoded in one genomic region:
- a CDS encoding B12-binding domain-containing radical SAM protein produces the protein MRVLLLYPLFPKTFWSYEKILELVNRKVLLPPLGLVTVAAILPQEWEFKLVDRNIRAVTEAEWQWADMVIISAMIVQQKDLCEQIREAKRRGKQVAVGGPYPTSVPEEPLEAGADFLILDEGEITLPMFVEAVQRGETKGIFRSNGEKPAVTDTPVPRFELLEFDAYDSMSVQFSRGCPFQCEFCDIIVLYGRKPRTKTPAQLLAELDYLYELGWRRGVFMVDDNFIGNKRNVKLLLKDLKVWMAEHKYPFKFNTEASVDLAQDPEMMDLMVECNFDAVFLGIETPDEDSLQLTKKFQNTRSSLVESVQSITKAGLRPMAGFIIGFDGEKAGAGDRIVRFAEITGIPSTTFAMLQALPNTALWHRLEKEGRLWKKGGNINQTTLMNFAATRPLEDIAREYVEAFWTLYDPELYLDRTYRCFLMLGAPKVKAPFKMPEWVDLRALLIVIWRQGVKRNTRWKFWHHLFSIIKHNPGVWEHYITVCAHNEHFLEYRQIVRDEIEAQVAEYLAEEETLKTTIPAEKVVSAIA, from the coding sequence ATGCGCGTCCTGCTACTTTACCCCCTGTTTCCAAAAACATTTTGGTCTTACGAAAAAATTCTAGAATTAGTTAACCGCAAAGTTTTGTTGCCACCGCTAGGATTAGTCACCGTAGCAGCAATTTTGCCTCAAGAGTGGGAATTTAAACTGGTTGACCGCAATATCCGTGCCGTTACAGAAGCAGAATGGCAGTGGGCAGATATGGTCATTATCTCAGCCATGATCGTCCAGCAAAAAGATTTGTGCGAACAGATTCGAGAAGCTAAACGACGTGGTAAGCAAGTAGCAGTAGGAGGTCCCTATCCTACCTCTGTACCAGAAGAACCCCTAGAAGCAGGGGCAGATTTTCTAATTTTGGATGAAGGGGAAATTACACTGCCAATGTTTGTTGAGGCAGTACAAAGAGGCGAAACTAAGGGAATTTTCCGATCCAATGGTGAAAAACCTGCTGTCACAGATACTCCTGTCCCGCGCTTTGAGTTATTAGAATTTGATGCTTACGATTCCATGTCGGTTCAATTCTCGCGCGGTTGTCCCTTCCAGTGCGAATTCTGCGACATTATTGTTCTCTATGGTCGCAAACCACGTACCAAAACACCAGCCCAATTATTAGCAGAATTGGATTATCTCTATGAATTGGGATGGCGGCGTGGTGTATTCATGGTTGATGATAACTTTATTGGCAATAAACGCAATGTGAAGTTATTGCTCAAAGACTTAAAAGTATGGATGGCAGAACATAAATATCCGTTTAAGTTTAATACGGAAGCGTCTGTTGACCTTGCTCAAGATCCAGAAATGATGGATTTGATGGTAGAGTGCAACTTTGATGCTGTATTTCTGGGAATTGAAACGCCAGATGAGGATAGCCTACAACTAACGAAGAAGTTCCAAAATACCCGTAGTTCCTTGGTTGAGTCTGTGCAATCTATTACTAAAGCTGGATTGCGACCAATGGCTGGGTTTATTATCGGTTTTGATGGAGAAAAAGCAGGTGCAGGCGATCGCATTGTCCGCTTTGCAGAAATAACAGGTATTCCCAGCACAACTTTTGCCATGCTGCAAGCTTTACCAAATACCGCACTTTGGCATCGGCTAGAAAAAGAAGGGCGGTTGTGGAAAAAAGGCGGAAACATTAACCAAACGACGTTGATGAATTTTGCCGCCACTCGTCCTCTAGAAGATATTGCTAGGGAATATGTGGAAGCTTTCTGGACTTTATACGATCCTGAACTTTATTTAGATCGTACCTATCGCTGTTTCTTAATGTTGGGTGCGCCCAAGGTAAAAGCACCGTTTAAAATGCCTGAGTGGGTAGATTTACGCGCCTTATTAATTGTGATTTGGCGACAAGGCGTTAAGCGTAATACTCGTTGGAAATTCTGGCATCATTTATTCAGCATTATTAAGCACAATCCTGGCGTTTGGGAACATTACATTACTGTATGCGCCCACAATGAGCATTTCCTAGAATATCGTCAGATTGTCCGTGATGAAATTGAAGCGCAAGTAGCTGAATATTTAGCAGAAGAGGAAACATTAAAAACAACTATACCAGCAGAAAAGGTAGTTAGTGCGATCGCGTAG
- a CDS encoding tetratricopeptide repeat protein, with protein sequence MEISDLNIVIAQQPKTSKIQQKTICGASVWMPFALILGAMTPIQAQVPIQMPMVVAQGNTQISAVDLYNRGVDQLENGDYKAAIALFDQAIKINSKDADAFYNRAYAYSLLGSYSEAVKDYTQAINLKPDFGDAYSNRAYAYYVAGNYQSAIADCTQAIRINPKNADAYIYKGNAYDDLGEHLAAIENYNQALSIDPKNAKAYYNRALGYNRQNNHLKAIEDYTQSVRLDTKFAEAYYNRGVTSLQLGKKAEAIEDIRKAADLYLSQKKTQNYQSAIALVKQLQQTQ encoded by the coding sequence ATGGAAATTAGTGATCTAAATATTGTGATTGCACAACAACCAAAAACAAGCAAAATCCAGCAGAAAACGATTTGTGGGGCTTCGGTATGGATGCCGTTTGCCTTAATACTCGGTGCAATGACACCAATACAGGCACAAGTTCCAATTCAGATGCCAATGGTAGTGGCGCAGGGAAATACCCAGATTAGTGCTGTAGATTTATATAATCGCGGTGTCGATCAGCTAGAAAATGGCGATTACAAGGCAGCGATCGCACTTTTTGATCAAGCGATTAAAATCAATTCCAAAGATGCTGATGCTTTCTATAACCGCGCTTATGCCTACAGTTTATTAGGATCTTACTCAGAAGCAGTCAAAGATTACACCCAAGCTATTAACCTTAAGCCTGACTTCGGTGATGCTTATTCTAACCGTGCTTATGCCTATTATGTTGCAGGTAATTATCAGAGTGCGATCGCAGATTGTACACAAGCAATTCGCATTAATCCTAAAAATGCTGATGCCTATATTTACAAAGGCAATGCTTATGATGACTTAGGAGAACATCTTGCTGCAATTGAAAATTATAATCAAGCTTTAAGTATTGACCCGAAAAATGCCAAAGCTTACTACAATCGCGCTTTAGGCTACAATCGCCAGAACAACCATCTTAAAGCAATTGAAGATTATACTCAATCAGTACGTCTGGATACCAAGTTTGCAGAAGCGTACTATAACCGAGGTGTTACTAGCTTACAACTGGGAAAAAAGGCAGAAGCCATAGAAGATATTCGCAAAGCAGCAGATCTTTACCTTAGCCAGAAAAAGACTCAAAATTATCAAAGTGCGATCGCTTTAGTTAAACAGCTTCAGCAAACTCAATGA
- a CDS encoding acyl-CoA dehydrogenase family protein, with amino-acid sequence MLPIAESYLREFVAPQAAAIDIDPKVLQNAIAGLGDRSLLALRVPKAWGGAEIDHQTFWAFQEMVARYSGALSFLQTQHQSAGAMLVSSKNEALKQQYLPNMGSGKLLVGLGFSQLRRQGIPPVKALPIDKGYQLNGEVPWVTGWGFFQNFIVGAVLPNGESVFGILPLKNTLQNRGGEISLSTPLPLAAMESTSTVTAHLSEWFLPAESVLFIKPASWIHENDKKNILNPGFFALGCAKAGLDIVEATAKTKQLDFINQAFQSLDQELNYCRAAMRENQQSDQHTIAENLKIRAWAIDLAVRCAHAGVTLSSGAANNKYHPAQRVYREALMFTVVAQTTAIMEATLARLIRS; translated from the coding sequence ATGCTCCCAATTGCTGAATCTTATTTGCGTGAATTTGTTGCTCCACAAGCAGCAGCGATTGATATTGATCCCAAAGTACTGCAAAATGCGATCGCAGGATTAGGCGATCGCTCTTTATTAGCGTTACGGGTTCCCAAAGCTTGGGGTGGTGCGGAAATAGATCATCAAACATTCTGGGCATTTCAGGAAATGGTAGCCAGATATTCCGGTGCATTATCCTTCTTGCAAACCCAGCACCAAAGCGCAGGCGCAATGCTTGTTAGTAGTAAGAATGAAGCCCTGAAACAACAATATCTTCCCAATATGGGTAGTGGTAAATTATTAGTTGGTTTAGGCTTTTCTCAGTTGCGTCGTCAAGGTATCCCGCCAGTAAAAGCGTTGCCGATAGATAAGGGATATCAGCTTAATGGAGAAGTGCCTTGGGTAACAGGATGGGGATTTTTTCAAAATTTTATAGTGGGTGCTGTACTACCAAATGGTGAGAGTGTGTTTGGCATCCTACCTTTAAAAAACACATTACAAAACAGAGGAGGCGAGATTTCCTTGAGTACTCCCCTACCTTTAGCTGCAATGGAATCAACCAGCACAGTCACCGCCCATCTTAGTGAGTGGTTTTTACCCGCAGAAAGTGTATTATTTATCAAACCTGCTAGTTGGATTCACGAAAACGACAAAAAAAATATCCTCAACCCAGGATTTTTTGCTTTAGGGTGTGCTAAAGCAGGTTTAGATATTGTAGAAGCAACTGCAAAAACAAAGCAACTAGATTTTATTAATCAGGCATTTCAATCTTTAGATCAAGAACTAAATTATTGTCGTGCAGCGATGAGAGAAAATCAGCAAAGCGATCAACATACTATCGCAGAAAACCTGAAAATTCGGGCTTGGGCAATTGACTTAGCCGTAAGGTGCGCCCATGCAGGAGTGACACTTTCAAGTGGCGCTGCAAATAATAAATACCATCCAGCGCAGCGAGTTTACCGTGAAGCTTTAATGTTTACAGTAGTTGCTCAAACCACAGCAATAATGGAGGCAACTCTTGCCAGATTAATTCGCAGCTAA
- a CDS encoding serine/threonine-protein kinase yields MYVDPQKITADKSSMLHSSNRMLETILRDRYKILKQLGSRQFCDTYLAKDEDLPEQPFCVVKQLSPKDLDPLFWPTAKRLFTTEAEVLHRLGKHDQIPQLLALFQENQEFYLVEEFIEGNDLSEEIGLGKRWNEEQVIVFLYDILGILAFIHQNHVIHRDIKPSNLIRRKQDSKITIIDFGAAKQISPDIATYKGQTSFTVAIGTPGYVANEQANGNPKFNSDIYATGIIAIQALTGIHPLPKDITTNEIIWRNQIDINPALADILDKMVRYNFQERYQSADEVLQAIKSVFNQKISSSLVISPPVLPLAPVTTTPKTQPSVNKWSRGELIAASALFFALLAFLSTLIQLPIFIKLLKENQATNIANQQTQTQLNTNWIDYHNVEQGIKIKYPANWERQDLQNPVTAEVVIFLPSQENDNDTFPTKLVIKVEDLSKRPMTLDEYTNSVIWEIRQFLQEANIIKSSSATLAHRPAHKIVYSGKYQQSELVTNMEVWALKSNKVYIITYSAESEKYAESLETAKQMIKTFEID; encoded by the coding sequence ATGTATGTAGATCCGCAAAAAATCACCGCAGATAAATCAAGTATGCTGCATTCGTCTAATCGGATGCTAGAAACTATACTGCGCGATCGCTATAAAATTCTTAAACAGTTAGGAAGTAGACAATTTTGTGATACCTACTTAGCTAAAGACGAGGATCTACCAGAACAACCTTTCTGCGTTGTAAAACAACTCAGTCCCAAAGATCTCGATCCTTTATTTTGGCCAACAGCAAAAAGATTATTCACTACTGAAGCTGAAGTATTACACCGTCTAGGTAAACACGATCAAATTCCCCAACTTTTAGCTTTATTTCAAGAAAACCAAGAATTTTATTTAGTTGAAGAGTTTATAGAAGGTAACGACTTAAGCGAAGAAATAGGTCTAGGTAAACGGTGGAATGAGGAGCAAGTAATTGTATTTCTTTACGACATTTTAGGAATATTAGCTTTTATTCATCAAAATCATGTGATTCACAGAGATATCAAACCATCAAATTTAATTAGACGCAAACAAGATAGCAAAATAACTATAATTGATTTTGGTGCAGCAAAGCAAATTTCTCCAGATATTGCTACTTATAAAGGACAGACAAGTTTCACCGTTGCTATTGGGACTCCTGGTTATGTAGCCAACGAACAAGCTAATGGCAATCCCAAATTTAATAGTGATATTTATGCTACCGGAATAATTGCTATTCAAGCACTCACAGGAATACATCCTTTACCAAAAGATATAACTACAAATGAAATAATTTGGCGAAATCAAATTGATATTAACCCTGCATTAGCAGACATCTTAGATAAAATGGTGCGTTACAACTTTCAAGAACGCTACCAATCAGCCGATGAAGTTTTGCAAGCAATTAAAAGTGTATTTAATCAAAAAATATCTTCATCTTTAGTAATTTCTCCTCCAGTATTACCATTAGCACCTGTTACCACCACCCCGAAAACACAACCATCAGTAAATAAATGGTCGCGGGGTGAGTTAATTGCTGCTTCAGCACTATTTTTTGCCTTACTAGCATTTCTTTCTACATTAATTCAGTTACCTATATTTATTAAATTATTAAAAGAAAATCAAGCAACCAATATAGCTAACCAACAAACACAAACCCAGCTTAATACAAATTGGATTGATTATCATAATGTCGAGCAAGGTATTAAAATCAAATATCCCGCAAACTGGGAAAGACAAGACCTTCAAAACCCTGTAACAGCAGAGGTAGTAATATTTCTACCTTCTCAAGAAAACGACAATGATACATTTCCTACAAAGTTAGTTATTAAAGTTGAAGATTTATCAAAACGACCGATGACGCTAGATGAGTATACAAATTCTGTTATATGGGAAATCCGGCAATTTCTGCAAGAGGCTAATATTATTAAGTCTAGTTCAGCTACATTGGCGCATCGTCCAGCCCATAAAATTGTTTACAGTGGAAAATATCAACAATCCGAATTAGTTACTAACATGGAAGTATGGGCTTTGAAAAGTAATAAAGTTTATATTATTACTTATTCAGCCGAGTCAGAAAAGTATGCGGAATCTTTAGAAACGGCTAAACAAATGATTAAAACTTTTGAAATTGATTAA
- a CDS encoding gluconokinase has product MIIIVMGVTGSGKTTIGKQLAALLNWDFYDADSFHSPANIKKMSQGIPLSDADRIPWLLSMQQAIDSWLQEEKNIVLACSGLKATYRQILWRDSLIVRLVYLKGSFELINQRLSNRENHFMNQELLQSQFDTLEEPTLEESIWVNISQPPAVLAQQIIDKLQISD; this is encoded by the coding sequence ATGATTATTATCGTTATGGGAGTCACTGGTAGCGGTAAAACTACCATTGGTAAGCAACTTGCAGCGTTACTCAACTGGGACTTTTATGATGCCGACTCCTTCCACTCACCAGCAAATATTAAGAAAATGAGCCAAGGTATTCCTCTAAGCGATGCAGATCGGATACCTTGGTTGTTATCAATGCAACAAGCTATTGACAGTTGGTTGCAGGAGGAGAAAAATATTGTATTAGCGTGTTCTGGATTGAAAGCTACCTATCGTCAAATTCTGTGGCGTGATTCGCTCATTGTGCGTCTAGTTTACCTTAAAGGTAGCTTTGAGCTAATTAATCAACGACTTAGCAACCGCGAAAACCACTTTATGAATCAAGAGTTACTCCAAAGTCAGTTTGATACTTTGGAAGAACCAACCTTAGAGGAAAGTATTTGGGTAAATATATCACAACCGCCAGCAGTTTTAGCCCAGCAGATCATCGACAAGCTGCAAATCTCAGATTAG
- a CDS encoding PsbP-related protein, with amino-acid sequence MLGTTLRERYKIIKYLGGSGLSETYLAEDIYLHNNAYCVIKQINYGCDSSFTTEVAKLRLKNQSKRLYSLGKYDQIPRLLADFEENNKLYLVYEFIDGLHNRKYRFKTHISRNIKNVAAVKIKRSPNREKNQQLLWDINNHNLETNKAVDKTLSPQQVFLNNWSRSEIITLMTLLITFIACMTSLANLPESINLSDKNPSKIHVNQQSFRLTPKLIIYQNIQNGIKIKYPSNWERQDIHNPVTGEVAVFIPPEENDSTQSQTKIIIRVEDLSKQPMSLDEYTNASIGEIKKFLSNAKIVESKPTIIAERPAHLLIYSGLNQPYSLPTNLEVWTLKNNKAYIITYTSTSTKYEQFLEIAKEIIKSLEIS; translated from the coding sequence ATGTTAGGAACAACCCTTAGGGAGCGTTACAAAATAATTAAATACTTGGGCGGTAGTGGTTTAAGTGAAACTTATCTTGCTGAAGATATTTATTTGCATAATAACGCTTATTGTGTCATCAAGCAAATTAATTATGGGTGTGATAGTTCGTTCACTACAGAAGTAGCAAAATTACGTTTAAAAAATCAATCAAAAAGACTTTATAGTTTAGGTAAATATGACCAAATCCCCAGATTATTAGCTGATTTTGAAGAAAATAATAAACTTTATTTAGTTTATGAATTTATTGATGGCTTACACAATCGTAAGTACCGATTTAAAACTCATATAAGTAGAAATATAAAAAATGTAGCAGCAGTAAAGATTAAACGCTCACCTAATCGTGAAAAAAATCAACAGCTACTTTGGGATATTAATAATCATAACTTAGAAACAAACAAAGCTGTTGACAAAACACTTAGCCCTCAACAAGTTTTTTTAAATAATTGGTCGCGCAGTGAAATCATTACTTTAATGACGCTACTGATTACCTTTATAGCTTGTATGACATCTTTAGCCAACTTGCCTGAATCTATAAATTTAAGTGATAAAAATCCGTCAAAAATTCATGTTAATCAACAGTCTTTTAGACTAACTCCAAAGTTAATAATTTATCAAAATATTCAGAATGGCATCAAAATTAAATATCCATCGAATTGGGAAAGGCAAGATATTCACAATCCTGTTACAGGTGAAGTAGCAGTATTTATCCCACCAGAGGAAAATGATTCAACACAGTCTCAAACAAAAATTATTATTAGAGTTGAAGATTTATCCAAACAACCCATGTCGTTAGATGAATATACTAATGCGTCAATTGGGGAAATTAAAAAGTTTTTGAGTAATGCTAAGATTGTTGAATCAAAACCAACTATAATTGCTGAACGTCCAGCCCATCTATTAATTTATAGTGGTCTTAATCAGCCATATAGTTTGCCTACCAATTTAGAAGTGTGGACTTTAAAAAATAATAAAGCTTATATTATTACCTATACATCAACATCAACTAAATATGAGCAATTTTTAGAAATAGCCAAAGAAATAATTAAGTCTTTGGAAATTTCATAA
- a CDS encoding COP23 domain-containing protein has translation MKIRLFAQAVSVSAIALLQTATITQPSYAEGNTFFCGTTNNVPATLVQTSRGEVPMIRWVSNDFSSGSYTPMRRCQDVSAKFQRFSDNGTLKFIRTGIVNRYPVLCLANSPGGECKNNAVILTLQTGSDSQLVLERLLNLRARAAGRPIELSSSSRSLIFYYEGEAYVNLQQLLQEVKSDTSAHPKLPALKSIRSVVNLP, from the coding sequence ATGAAAATTCGGTTATTTGCACAGGCAGTGAGTGTAAGTGCGATCGCACTTCTTCAAACTGCTACTATTACTCAACCCAGCTATGCTGAGGGCAATACTTTCTTTTGTGGCACAACCAACAATGTACCAGCGACTTTAGTTCAAACCTCACGCGGAGAAGTACCAATGATTCGCTGGGTTTCAAATGACTTCAGCAGTGGCAGCTACACCCCTATGCGTCGGTGTCAGGATGTTTCTGCCAAGTTTCAAAGGTTCAGCGACAACGGCACTTTAAAATTTATTAGAACTGGTATTGTCAACCGCTACCCGGTTTTGTGCCTTGCTAACTCTCCAGGTGGCGAGTGTAAGAACAATGCAGTTATTCTAACTCTCCAAACTGGCAGCGATTCTCAGTTAGTTCTAGAACGTTTACTAAATCTGAGGGCGCGTGCGGCGGGTAGACCTATTGAATTGAGTAGCAGTTCACGTTCACTGATTTTCTACTACGAAGGCGAAGCTTACGTTAATTTACAGCAGTTGCTACAAGAAGTTAAATCAGATACTTCTGCTCATCCCAAGCTTCCTGCTTTAAAGTCAATTCGGTCAGTTGTAAATTTACCTTAA
- a CDS encoding gamma-glutamyltransferase family protein, with amino-acid sequence MAQTNLTNYPYPSARRVILGKRYAVATSQSLATMAGMQIFLAGGNAVDAAIATAIALTVVEPTSNGIGGDAFALVWDGKLHGLNASGKSPQHLTIDHFAEINQIPQFGWLPVTVPGAVSGWRSLWERWGKLPFEQLFLPAIRYAEEGFPVSPVTAQAWQQAANVYLPLNGVEFEYFKSVFFPKNRAPVAGEIWGSKVHAQTLKEIASSGGESFYQGKLAEQISNFAADTNGLLTATDLAAHRPEWVEPISTNYRDLTVWELPPNTQGIATLIALNILEGFEIARYARESVESYHLQIEAMKLAFADLHRYVADARYLDVSVGQLLDLTYAAERRKLIGENAIALAEPGLPKGGTVYLATADEDLMVSFIQSNYKGFGSGILIPETGIALHNRGFGFTLEAGHPNQLSPAKRPFHTIIPGFLTQNNQALGAFGVMGASMQPQGHLQVVVNLADYGMNPQSALDAPRWQFVAGNTVFLEESVPSSVMSGLARQGHNVEVSTAQGIFGKGQIILKIGEVILAASEPRADGLALAQ; translated from the coding sequence ATGGCGCAAACCAACCTAACTAACTATCCCTACCCTTCAGCGCGACGAGTAATTTTAGGCAAAAGGTATGCTGTAGCAACTAGCCAATCATTGGCAACTATGGCGGGAATGCAAATATTTTTGGCTGGAGGAAATGCTGTAGATGCTGCTATTGCTACTGCGATCGCACTTACTGTAGTTGAACCAACTTCTAACGGTATTGGTGGAGACGCTTTTGCTTTAGTTTGGGATGGTAAGCTACACGGTTTAAATGCTTCAGGTAAAAGTCCTCAACATCTCACTATTGATCATTTTGCAGAAATAAATCAAATTCCTCAGTTTGGCTGGCTACCCGTAACAGTACCAGGAGCAGTTTCCGGTTGGCGTAGTTTGTGGGAACGTTGGGGAAAGCTACCATTTGAACAACTGTTTTTACCAGCAATTCGCTATGCAGAAGAAGGTTTTCCAGTTTCACCCGTAACCGCACAAGCTTGGCAGCAAGCAGCCAATGTATACTTACCCCTTAATGGTGTAGAATTTGAGTATTTTAAATCAGTATTCTTCCCAAAAAACCGCGCACCCGTAGCAGGAGAAATATGGGGAAGTAAAGTTCATGCTCAAACTTTAAAAGAAATTGCTTCTAGTGGTGGTGAAAGCTTTTACCAAGGGAAATTAGCAGAGCAAATTAGTAATTTTGCTGCTGATACTAATGGACTGCTAACCGCAACTGACTTAGCAGCACACCGCCCAGAATGGGTAGAGCCAATTTCTACAAATTATCGAGATCTGACAGTTTGGGAATTACCGCCCAATACTCAAGGAATAGCTACTTTAATTGCTTTAAATATCTTAGAAGGTTTTGAAATTGCTCGTTATGCCCGCGAATCTGTAGAAAGTTACCATTTGCAAATTGAAGCGATGAAGTTGGCATTTGCAGATTTGCATCGCTATGTTGCTGATGCGCGGTATTTAGATGTTTCTGTAGGACAACTTTTAGATTTAACTTATGCAGCAGAACGTCGTAAGTTAATTGGAGAAAATGCGATCGCACTTGCTGAACCAGGTTTACCCAAAGGCGGAACTGTTTATCTAGCAACCGCCGACGAAGATTTGATGGTTTCTTTTATCCAATCTAATTACAAAGGTTTTGGCAGTGGTATTCTCATTCCTGAGACTGGTATAGCACTGCATAACCGAGGATTTGGTTTTACTCTTGAAGCGGGACATCCTAATCAATTAAGCCCAGCTAAACGACCATTCCACACTATTATTCCTGGTTTTCTCACACAAAACAATCAAGCTTTAGGGGCGTTTGGCGTAATGGGAGCATCAATGCAACCACAAGGACATTTACAAGTAGTAGTTAATCTTGCAGACTATGGCATGAATCCTCAATCAGCTTTAGATGCTCCTAGATGGCAATTTGTTGCAGGAAATACAGTATTTTTAGAGGAAAGTGTGCCATCTTCAGTAATGTCTGGATTAGCTAGGCAAGGTCACAACGTCGAGGTTAGTACTGCACAAGGAATATTTGGAAAAGGTCAAATTATTCTTAAGATAGGAGAAGTAATTTTAGCAGCTTCAGAACCCCGCGCAGATGGTTTGGCTCTTGCTCAATAA
- a CDS encoding cyclase family protein — protein MTEPNLQGNRPQKAIAYSRVLHLSHIIHQHIPRWDNDPSVEFSTVAQLETDGYYLRGFSLGEHSATHINAPNSFYPTGVGIDQYSAESLVVSAVVIDIRQQVSVNFDYALTSADISLWEQQYGNIPPESVVILYTGWQEKWQNPTAFLNKDSSGSLHFPGFSKEATEFLLTQRQISGIGIDTHGVDGGQDTTFASNRLVLEQAGIVLENLTNLDQLPAIGTTLIIGILRLQNGSGSPAAVIALIP, from the coding sequence GTGACTGAGCCAAATTTACAGGGCAATCGTCCCCAAAAAGCGATCGCGTATTCCCGTGTCCTTCACCTCAGCCATATAATCCATCAGCATATCCCACGCTGGGATAACGATCCATCTGTAGAATTTTCCACAGTTGCACAGCTAGAAACTGATGGTTATTACCTGCGAGGTTTCTCCCTTGGGGAACATAGCGCCACCCATATTAATGCCCCCAACAGTTTTTATCCTACTGGTGTAGGAATTGATCAATACTCTGCCGAATCCCTAGTTGTCTCAGCAGTAGTAATTGATATTCGTCAGCAAGTCTCTGTTAATTTTGATTATGCGCTTACTTCTGCCGATATCTCCTTATGGGAGCAACAATATGGCAACATACCGCCAGAAAGTGTAGTGATTTTATACACAGGATGGCAAGAAAAGTGGCAAAATCCTACTGCCTTTCTTAACAAAGATTCATCTGGTAGCTTACATTTTCCTGGCTTTAGCAAGGAAGCAACAGAATTTTTACTCACTCAAAGGCAAATATCTGGTATTGGAATAGATACTCATGGAGTAGATGGAGGTCAAGATACTACCTTTGCTAGTAATCGTTTAGTATTAGAACAAGCTGGGATCGTACTAGAAAATCTTACTAACTTAGATCAACTACCTGCAATCGGTACTACATTAATTATCGGCATCCTGCGTCTGCAAAATGGTTCTGGTTCACCAGCAGCAGTAATCGCTTTGATACCCTGA
- the psb34 gene encoding photosystem II assembly protein Psb34, with translation MPYINDEGGHLNNFASEPKMYQAEPPTDTQKRNYLFMGVAAVVLVSGLIFVAASVSSVG, from the coding sequence ATGCCATATATCAACGATGAAGGTGGACACTTAAATAATTTCGCATCTGAGCCTAAAATGTATCAAGCTGAACCGCCTACAGATACTCAAAAACGCAATTATCTATTTATGGGAGTTGCTGCGGTAGTTCTAGTTAGTGGTTTAATTTTTGTGGCAGCCTCAGTTTCTAGCGTTGGCTAA
- a CDS encoding DUF1816 domain-containing protein: protein MQFLIKNLSILQNIAIGFMEGFNTDWWVEIKTTYPSCTYYFGDFDNLREAKEYCSGYIEDLQSEGARGIKVNIKRCQPQVLTICDE, encoded by the coding sequence ATGCAATTTTTGATAAAAAATCTCAGCATTCTTCAAAACATAGCTATAGGCTTTATGGAAGGTTTTAACACAGATTGGTGGGTAGAAATTAAGACAACTTATCCTAGTTGTACTTATTATTTTGGAGATTTCGATAATCTCAGGGAAGCCAAGGAATATTGCTCTGGATATATTGAAGATCTTCAAAGCGAGGGAGCGCGAGGAATAAAAGTTAATATTAAACGTTGCCAACCACAAGTGTTAACAATCTGCGACGAATAA